The Syngnathus acus chromosome 3, fSynAcu1.2, whole genome shotgun sequence genome includes a window with the following:
- the marveld3 gene encoding MARVEL domain-containing protein 3, which yields MPERGRYQPRRDAYADYKSGDKDSPHSVEHFNKYDSRDHKEKPRLAGERGSAGDRRPRQRDMTNPSQPAFTDHHHQGPSTLYGQPSVYSSDDEYHERQPREALYNLRYILTSRGLCQLMEVFVNLLIIICAGVPHSNNGGYRDLASLGGVYHYYFGGAGAFQGAEADRVKELDRLFHELKKPPYAFAMACGGIVMIYALAMLALGIFRVPYRYPPVLLGEALVNLLIGLGYIAALAFFFIKLQENYNNPICQERERMYKSKGHKGFECKFHGADIAGGLFGVLGVFVFIFGAVLAVRAFRTVREMKKQNNNPNDRF from the exons ATGCCAGAGAGGGGCAGATACCAACCGAGGAGAGATGCGTATGCAGATTACAAGAGTGGAGACAAGGATTCCCCTCACAGCGTGGAGCATTTCAATAAATATGACAGCAGAGATCACAAAGAAAAGCCCAGACTCGCTGGCGAGAGAGGCTCTGCTGGTGACAGGAGGCCCAGACAGAGGGACATGACAAATCCCTCTCAACCTGCTTTCACAGACCACCATCATCAAGGACCCTCAACACT ATATGGACAGCCTTCAGTGTATTCCTCTGATGATGAATATCATGAGCGACAACCCAGAGAAGCTCTTTACAATCTTCGATATATCCTCACCAGCCGAG GCCTTTGCCAGCTGATGGAGGTGTTTGTCAATCTTCTCATCATCATCTGCGCCGGCGTGCCTCACAGCAACAATGGCGGCTACCGCGACCTCGCCAGCTTGGGCGGCGTCTACCACTATTACTTCGGGGGAGCTGGTGCCTTCCAAGGTGCCGAAGCAGACCGTGTGAAGGAGCTGGACAGGTTGTTCCATGAGCTCAAGAAGCCTCCATACGCCTTTGCAATGGCGTGCGGCGGGATAGTCATGATCTACGCCCTGGCCATGCTCGCCCTGGGTATTTTCCGAGTGCCATACCGCTACCCGCCCGTGCTCTTGGGAGAAGCTCTGGTCAACCTTCTCATCGGTTTGGGCTACATCGCCGCGCTGGCTTTCTTCTTTATCAAACTGCAGGAGAACTACAACAACCCCATCTGTCAGGAGAGGGAGCGCATGTACAAGAGCAAAGGTCACAAGGGCTTCGAGTGCAAGTTTCACGGCGCGGACATTGCCGGGGGTCTCTTTGGCGTGCTGGGTGTCTTTGTGTTCATCTTCGGGGCCGTGTTGGCCGTCAGAGCTTTCCGCACTGTGCGGGAaatgaagaaacaaaataacaatccGAATGATCGCTTTTGA